The following coding sequences lie in one Heyndrickxia oleronia genomic window:
- a CDS encoding DUF3885 domain-containing protein yields the protein MQLNEFMHKNYPNLELRPPLFYSWDIGIRFELGVEWKRDYDYPNNPYILRCYKRAITLFESVHSPTEDIFVVIDVNDFVKGKNLKHQLKNFRLYVKKPLLFSLKYQELPYIFPEDDEEGTYKTHRFTLKCKTSDFKYVSLLKAICNQDMGLEPRIFHRVYFININRKTIFHVYDDRGCDLLATSSATIRDVYSRYNDWILDYDRPKIEKVFN from the coding sequence ATGCAGTTAAATGAGTTTATGCACAAAAATTACCCCAATTTAGAGCTTAGACCACCTTTATTTTATAGTTGGGATATTGGGATTCGTTTTGAACTTGGTGTAGAGTGGAAAAGGGATTATGATTATCCAAACAACCCCTATATATTGAGGTGTTATAAAAGGGCGATTACTTTATTTGAATCCGTACATTCTCCAACAGAAGATATTTTTGTAGTGATAGATGTCAATGATTTTGTTAAAGGGAAAAACCTAAAGCATCAGTTAAAGAATTTTCGCCTCTATGTTAAGAAACCATTATTGTTTAGTTTAAAATATCAAGAACTGCCTTATATTTTTCCAGAAGATGATGAAGAAGGCACGTATAAAACTCACAGATTTACTCTAAAATGCAAAACATCCGATTTTAAATATGTTTCATTGCTAAAAGCAATTTGCAATCAAGACATGGGTTTGGAACCGAGAATTTTCCACAGGGTATACTTCATTAATATCAATAGAAAAACCATCTTTCACGTTTACGATGATAGAGGTTGTGATTTGTTGGCCACTTCATCCGCCACAATAAGAGATGTTTATAGCAGGTACAATGACTGGATTTTAGACTATGACAGACCTAAGATTGAAAAAGTATTTAATTGA
- a CDS encoding ABC transporter permease codes for MKSKTGVLLGRLMRNIMRSPDTIITVAITPIMMMLLFVYVFGGAIKSGADNYVNYLLPGILLMAIASGVAYTSLRLFTDVKSGLMARFITMPIKRSSVLWAHVLTSLVSNALTVVVVILVALLMGFRSNADILHWLAVAGILGLFTLALTWLAVIPGLKAKSMEGATAYSYPLIFLPFISSAFVPTETMPKIVRAFAENQPVTSIVNAIRALLYKGDVGNDIWIALTWCVGIMVIAYFFASKQFKRQLG; via the coding sequence ATGAAAAGCAAAACAGGGGTATTACTAGGACGTTTAATGCGCAATATCATGCGGAGCCCGGATACAATTATCACGGTGGCGATTACACCGATTATGATGATGCTGCTGTTTGTCTACGTATTTGGTGGCGCCATAAAGTCAGGCGCGGACAACTACGTCAATTATCTATTGCCAGGAATTTTGTTGATGGCTATCGCTTCCGGCGTCGCATATACGTCCCTACGGTTGTTTACGGATGTAAAGAGTGGACTGATGGCACGTTTCATTACTATGCCAATTAAGCGCTCGTCGGTATTATGGGCTCACGTGTTAACTTCGCTTGTTTCCAATGCACTTACAGTCGTGGTGGTTATCCTCGTCGCACTCTTGATGGGCTTCCGTTCGAACGCTGATATTCTGCATTGGCTCGCGGTAGCTGGAATACTTGGGCTATTTACACTAGCTCTAACGTGGCTGGCTGTCATTCCCGGATTGAAAGCGAAGTCTATGGAAGGAGCGACAGCCTATTCGTACCCGCTAATTTTTCTACCGTTTATCAGTTCGGCCTTTGTCCCCACCGAAACTATGCCTAAAATTGTCCGTGCATTCGCTGAGAATCAGCCAGTGACTTCAATCGTGAATGCGATTCGAGCTCTCTTATATAAAGGGGATGTTGGCAATGATATCTGGATCGCGCTTACTTGGTGCGTTGGCATCATGGTTATCGCCTACTTTTTCGCTAGCAAGCAATTTAAACGCCAGTTAGGGTAA
- the msrA gene encoding peptide-methionine (S)-S-oxide reductase MsrA: MDKQLEKATFAGGCFWCMVKPFDQWDGIDRVISGYSGGHIENPTYKDVKSGTSGHYEVVQITFDPSIFSYEKLLEIYWQQIDPTDDGGQFHDRGDSYRTAIFYHSEEQKKLAEISKKNLSDSGKFKKPIVTKILPAATFYPAEDYHQDFYKKSKEEYMEDRKKSGRDEFIASHWNDKN; this comes from the coding sequence ATGGATAAGCAATTAGAAAAAGCGACTTTTGCAGGTGGTTGTTTTTGGTGTATGGTCAAGCCCTTTGACCAATGGGATGGAATTGATCGTGTAATTTCGGGGTACTCTGGTGGTCATATTGAGAACCCAACATATAAAGATGTAAAGTCGGGTACTTCAGGACATTATGAAGTCGTTCAAATTACATTTGACCCTAGTATATTTTCGTATGAAAAATTACTTGAAATTTACTGGCAGCAAATTGATCCGACCGATGACGGTGGTCAATTTCATGATCGTGGAGATTCCTATAGGACGGCGATATTTTATCATTCCGAAGAACAGAAGAAATTAGCAGAAATCTCTAAGAAAAACTTAAGTGACAGTGGAAAATTTAAAAAACCAATTGTCACAAAAATACTTCCTGCTGCTACATTCTATCCTGCTGAAGATTACCATCAGGATTTTTATAAAAAAAGTAAAGAAGAGTACATGGAAGATCGAAAAAAATCAGGTCGTGATGAATTTATTGCTTCACACTGGAATGATAAAAACTAA
- a CDS encoding ABC transporter ATP-binding protein: MGNVAISVKALKKSFKDKEVLKGVDFEVRPGEIFALLGSNGAGKTTTVNILSTLLKPDCGEVSICGYNVQRQPDQVRQSISLTGQFAALDGMLTGRENLMMIAKLRGVANAAQVADSLLERFSMTDTANRRVEQYSGGMKRRIDIAMSLIGKPAVIFLDEPTTGLDPEARIEVWDTVKELANGGTTILLTTQYLEEAEQLADRIAILHDGKIITTGTLTELKEMFPPAKVEFIEKQPTLEEIFLAIIGKKEEM; encoded by the coding sequence ATGGGCAATGTAGCGATTTCTGTAAAAGCGTTAAAAAAATCCTTTAAAGATAAAGAAGTTTTAAAGGGGGTGGATTTTGAGGTGCGGCCTGGCGAAATTTTCGCTCTGCTTGGCTCAAATGGAGCGGGTAAGACGACGACGGTCAACATCCTCTCGACACTGTTGAAGCCTGATTGTGGTGAAGTAAGTATTTGCGGATATAACGTTCAGCGTCAACCGGATCAGGTTCGCCAGAGCATTAGCTTAACAGGGCAGTTCGCAGCTTTAGATGGCATGCTTACTGGTCGGGAAAACCTGATGATGATCGCCAAATTGCGAGGAGTTGCCAACGCCGCACAAGTTGCAGACAGTCTTCTTGAAAGATTCAGCATGACGGATACGGCCAATCGCCGGGTGGAGCAATATTCAGGTGGGATGAAGCGTCGTATTGACATTGCCATGAGCCTGATCGGAAAGCCAGCAGTCATTTTTCTCGACGAACCGACGACAGGTCTTGATCCCGAAGCACGGATTGAAGTCTGGGATACCGTCAAGGAACTTGCCAACGGAGGCACAACCATCTTGCTGACGACCCAGTATCTGGAGGAAGCGGAACAATTGGCGGATCGTATCGCAATTCTGCATGATGGAAAAATTATCACGACCGGTACCCTTACCGAACTCAAAGAAATGTTTCCGCCAGCGAAAGTAGAGTTCATTGAAAAGCAGCCGACATTGGAGGAAATTTTCCTTGCAATCATCGGCAAAAAGGAGGAAATGTAA
- a CDS encoding zinc-dependent alcohol dehydrogenase family protein, with protein MKAQVIKRFGGPSVFELAAVPKPDPISGHVVIHVKATSVNPIDTKIRSGAVPAVAPEFPAVLHSDVAGVVVDVGEDVTEFKVGDEVYGCAGGVKGTSGALAEYMLADVQLLAHKPKNITMAQAAALPLVTITAWESLYKRANVQSGQTVLIHAATGGVGHVGIQLAKLAGAKVYTTASSEEKLIIGKRLGADVSINYRELSVEEYVKEHTDGKGFDIVFDTVGGENLDRSFQASATYGTVLAIAARSTHDLSPLHAKALSLHVTFMLLKIIDKEKRQEYGEILRETTKLVEEGKLQPLIDERVFNFDQVMEAHTLLESNMAIGKVVLTNEW; from the coding sequence ATGAAAGCACAGGTGATTAAAAGATTTGGAGGTCCATCTGTTTTTGAGCTTGCTGCGGTTCCTAAACCTGACCCAATTTCTGGGCATGTTGTCATTCATGTAAAGGCAACGAGTGTAAATCCAATCGATACAAAGATTCGCAGTGGAGCCGTACCTGCAGTTGCTCCAGAGTTTCCCGCTGTGTTACATAGTGATGTAGCAGGAGTTGTTGTAGATGTCGGAGAGGATGTAACAGAGTTTAAGGTTGGTGACGAAGTCTATGGTTGCGCAGGTGGTGTAAAAGGAACAAGTGGTGCCCTTGCAGAATATATGCTAGCGGATGTACAACTTCTAGCTCATAAACCAAAAAATATAACGATGGCACAAGCAGCGGCACTTCCTTTAGTAACAATTACTGCGTGGGAGTCTCTTTATAAGCGGGCAAATGTTCAAAGCGGACAAACTGTACTTATCCACGCTGCCACTGGGGGAGTAGGGCATGTGGGAATCCAACTGGCCAAGCTTGCAGGCGCAAAAGTATATACAACTGCTTCATCTGAGGAAAAGTTAATTATTGGAAAACGCTTAGGGGCAGATGTGTCCATTAATTATCGCGAACTATCTGTGGAAGAGTACGTAAAGGAACATACAGATGGAAAAGGATTTGACATTGTGTTTGATACAGTCGGCGGTGAAAACCTCGATCGGTCGTTTCAGGCTTCTGCCACATACGGAACTGTATTAGCAATCGCAGCTCGCTCGACACATGATTTGTCTCCTCTCCATGCCAAGGCACTATCTTTACATGTCACTTTTATGCTTTTAAAAATAATTGATAAGGAAAAAAGGCAGGAATATGGTGAGATATTACGAGAAACAACAAAACTTGTAGAAGAAGGAAAACTACAACCTCTAATCGATGAAAGGGTTTTTAATTTTGATCAAGTAATGGAAGCACATACCTTATTGGAATCTAATATGGCCATTGGTAAAGTCGTGTTGACAAATGAATGGTAA
- a CDS encoding DUF1048 domain-containing protein, with product MMEMFKKMIGDKKEYKMMMARVEAMPEDYQYVFKKIQNYMWKFTAGNGMDMLQIQYELIDLFEAGAAEGRQVLEITGDDVASFADELVANAKTYFAKYREDLNESILKRLGKK from the coding sequence ATGATGGAAATGTTCAAAAAAATGATAGGTGATAAAAAGGAATACAAGATGATGATGGCACGTGTTGAAGCCATGCCAGAGGACTATCAGTATGTATTTAAGAAAATTCAAAACTATATGTGGAAATTCACAGCGGGCAACGGGATGGATATGTTACAAATACAGTATGAATTAATTGATTTGTTCGAAGCAGGTGCAGCCGAAGGCAGACAAGTGCTGGAAATTACGGGAGATGATGTGGCGTCCTTTGCTGATGAGCTAGTGGCAAATGCAAAAACCTACTTTGCCAAGTATCGTGAAGATTTGAATGAGAGTATCTTGAAGCGCTTGGGAAAAAAATAA